One Periophthalmus magnuspinnatus isolate fPerMag1 chromosome 4, fPerMag1.2.pri, whole genome shotgun sequence genomic window, tattttttacatttaatataGTTATACCTCCATCCAGATGATATTGAATACTAACAGAAATCCGAATACAATGGCAGAGAGTCTAAGAACAAACAGATGAAATGATCATGGGACTTatgtttctcctgttttctATGCTCCTTGGACAAAAAAGGGCCGAAGTTTGTCATTAAAACAGCAGCCAGTGAAGAAGTAGATGGGAGCTGCAGCATCTACATCATGGAAAGAGACAACTCCTTCCTCATAATCTACACACCAACCTTTCGAGGGGCACACCTGAGGGAAAGATTGACACGTGGGGTAGCCAAAGCTAAAAGCTCACTATGCTGTAACAAAATAACCCAAACACCAAATGAAGGGCTTAATGTTATTTCATCTTTTCTGTTTATGGACTCTCTGGCCACTCCTAAAGCCCACTGAGTTTTTCGTGTGACCTGAACTTCAAAGTAAAAACTTCCAGAGGAAAAACTCTGCTGCCCCataacaaaaggaaaaacagaaaatgtttCAGGATCGATAGGAACATTTTCCCTTCCCCACATGTAAGAGCATTTTTTGTTGCCAAATTTCATAGATAGCTTGGGATCAacttcacatttttgtttagcTTTTAGATCGGCCTGATAGATTCTGTTTAAGACCTCAGTGAACGTTTTCTCCAGATCTAACAAAGATCTAACAACTGGTCCTTTAAACGAGGGCTGGCAGATGCTGAGCATGGAGCAGTTCTTTATGTTTGGATCCGATTTAAATGGTGTAAATGTTTTCAGAAACTGAAGGTAGTCCTCCGAGTTTGCTGGTTTCTCCATCTCAGTGCTTCTGTGGTCCAGCTCAGATATTTGATTTTCTAATTCAGCGATCAggtctttgttttgctttgttgttttcTCAAGTTTTCCTTGAATCTCCTTTATGAGATTATCCAAGTTCTTCTGTACGGCCTGTTCCAGAGCTGTGAACACCTCCAGTCCCTCTGTGGTCACTTTGTTAGCTGCTTTCTGACTGAGCTCCAAAGAAGTTTGTATTTGTTcaattttcttctttcttacACTCAACATCTTCATCACCTCCGCTTTTCTCTCTTCGCACTCTTCACCCAGTGGAACAATATTGTGACTTTTGTGGTCTGAAAAAGAACAGTAGGTGCAGACACAGATGTTGTCGGTCTTACAAAAAAGCTCCAGAGGTTTGTGATGTTCTGCACACATCCTGCTCTCCAGGTTAGATACGGGCTCCACCAGCCGATGATGTCTCAGTGCTGACACTGTCCCATGAGGCTCCAGGTGAGTATCACAGAATGACACCAAACACACCAGGCAAGATTTTACTGCTTTTAGCTTTGGTTCAGAACAAATATCACAGCGAACCTGTTGGTCTGGAGTTGGTTCTTCTGGAACTTCACAACTCTCTTCTTGTTTTGGAGGTTTCTTCAGGGAATGAGAAGCCATGTGGGAAAGCAAAGTGTTAATTTTTAATTGTGGTCTTGTGTTGAAGTCCTCTTTACAAAGTGGGCATGTGCAGTGACTACTTTCATCCCAGTAACTGCAAATGCAGCTCTTACAGAAGTTGTGTCCACATGGAGTGCTGACTGGGTCCACGAAGACACTCAGGCAGATGGAGCAAACAAACTGGTCTTCTGACAGCGAGTAGTTCACAGCAGCCATATCTACAAACTAGAGAagataaaatgaaattatattaagCTAATTATGTTTAATTATAACAGATCTGAAAATACTTTaagatgggccctttaaataatttaacacatttttccacttttttggGGTAGATATGAAACTGGTAAGACACGATTTACTCCACAACTTTTATGTCTAGATCAGAGGTCTGCAACCTTTTACAGCAAAAGAGCCACACTGGCCCATTTCAAaccaaataaagtaaaaaagagCTATATGTTTTTACCAGTAAAGAGACAAAGTTTATTTAGACGATAGTGTTAAAAGGTCCACGCTATGACACTATTAGACCGCAAATATATTAGCAAAAGAATTTACCTGAGTATGCAACCAGACATGACTAGAATCTAAAGAAGCCAGGTCCTTTAATGTTCTGATCAAAGGTAATTTACACGATAAGACAATAATCACAAAACTAGAAATCTACTTACTTGGGCCACACCACTGTTCGCCAACACAACAGCCCCGAGCTGACTAGCACACTGCGTTGGCGTGACACCGGACACACCTTGACACTGGACATGGCTACATCACGGTGACACACTACATGACTATTTCCATATTACCTATTTGCAAGTTCAAGTTTTGTTTGTTGCTCCTGCCCCTCCCTGTCTTACTGATTGCTCCTTGATTACACTATAGTACTGCAGATGTATATTTAGCACTGCATATTGACCAATATATTCACCTACTTGTTTTATACAAAATTGTTTTACTGTATTTGAATTTGATATATCTTCACACTAGCATCACTTGCCACTGACTCATATCTGTGTATCAGCTTTATACATATAATAGTATAGTTGTCAAATAATACAGTTATCCAGTCAACGTTTTCTGACCAGGAACTACGCAATATACGtatttgtaaaaatgtatgtatatgtaaaaatttagatatctgtactttatttttatttcactacatttgagagaaggtatctgtacttttactcctctaCATTTTGCATaggactgaagtaaaagtatttgcatTATAgtatgagacctgctgaaaagcttgacgagtttatttttagcacgttTGCAGTTTGACCaagcaaaatatacaaataaaaacaggtacaaACATATTCAGCGTGATGCTTATCAAAAGCACTACATTTGACTTTATTAGATTTCAAACACTGcagaaaatactttttactctttaagtacatttttaaatgggtactttcatacttttacttaagtagttttttcatgtgacacttttacttttacttagatAACAAGATTGAGTGATACCACTGATACTTTAgatgttttaatgtgttgttCCTGTTGCATAAAATCATAGTTTTGATTTTTCTGTCTCATACTAGACTGTTTCGACCAATCATGTATAACAAATAGATGTTTTATCactacagttttgtttattatcAGTGTATCCTTCACTAATGTAATGACAGACCTATACATTTCCAGAAGCTGCATTGTGAAACATGCTGTGGTTTAAAACTGCAACCCAAAACATGGAATATTTCACTCCTGGCTGCACAGATGGGTTCACATCCTCATTCATATCAATGTCCCTGAgcccagaatgctctgcattTTCAAACAGATGCCTCCACACTTGTATTGGCTTATAGATTGCAAGGATAGCTGTCTGCTAATACGGCGGTTGTTTGTAAACTAAATGTAGCCCCCAGTGACACTGAGGTAGCAGGCTCTGAGCACTGATGTGTGACAGATGTGTGCTTTGACTGGGAGCTTCCTGAGGAGTTGCTGTAGTCTCAGGATGATCATTATTTCTAACTTTTCAGATTTTGCAGATGTTTTAGAAGAATCCCTAAGGAGAATTTAGATACAGATGCAGTTTGATCCAAATTaccaattttaaaaaatgaatacacaCAGCAGCATAATATTTGATGGCCAAATTATATGggttttgtgatatttttatccataggcaagacacttcacccacccaTGCCTGGTATGAAAGTAGTGTGTGTAAATGATTGGTGCTACCAGATTGGCAATCTCacgtctgtcagtctgtcccagggcagctatggctacaaaTAGCTTGCCACCACttgtatggagtgaatgaatattgAGTACAGTGACACTCAGAGGCTTCATCGagtctgtaaagcacattaagTGCaaggcatttttattatttgtgagTGCTGAGATCACTGGAGACATAAATGTCACCTAAAAAGATGAATATAGCTACATTTAAATGCCATAGATCTGAACAGTGTTTGATTCAGAGAAatataattacataaatataaacttct contains:
- the LOC117370038 gene encoding LOW QUALITY PROTEIN: E3 ubiquitin-protein ligase TRIM47-like (The sequence of the model RefSeq protein was modified relative to this genomic sequence to represent the inferred CDS: inserted 1 base in 1 codon), which translates into the protein MAAVNYSLSEDQFVCSICLSVFVDPVSTPCGHNFCKSCICSYWDESSHCTCPLCKEDFNTRPQLKINTLLSHMASHSLKKPPKQEESCEVPEEPTPDQQVRCDICSEPKLKAVKSCLVCLVSFCDTHLEPHGTVSALRHHRLVEPVSNLESRMCAEHHKPLELFCKTDNICVCTYCSFSDHKSHNIVPLGEECEERKAEVMKMLSVRKKKIEQIQTSLELSQKAANKVTTEGLEVFTALEQAVQKNLDNLIKEIQGKLEKTTKQNKDLIAELENQISELDHRSTEMEKPANSEDYLQFLKTFTPFKSDPNIKNCSMLSICQPSFKGPVVRSLLDLEKTFTEVLNRIYQADLKAKQKCEVDPKLSMKFGNKKCSYMWGRENVPIDPETFSVFPFVMGQQSFSSGSFYFEVQVTRKTQWALGVARESINRKDEITLSPSFGVWVILLQHSELLALATPRVNLSLRCAPRKVGXVDYEEGVVSFHDVDAAAPIYFFTGCCFNDKLRPFFVQGA